From a region of the Chroicocephalus ridibundus chromosome 8, bChrRid1.1, whole genome shotgun sequence genome:
- the KANK4 gene encoding KN motif and ankyrin repeat domain-containing protein 4, translating into MEKTDANGQPPKPDGEQEQPRSLPYSVETPYGFHLDLDFLKYVDDIEKGHTIRRVHIHRKAKQPKFSTLPRNFSLPENGSRGCVSAPTKSWTATCSFPQRKASLGAEDTPRPLLPNELTLPVADEPSYRRKALLAETWRQAELGRQEDELWGRPQLLRASSMPAALPPGQPPPGDGRVPSPLRPPPQPCREQGGSENTFRPGSDGVMLNLPREMSSEQDVSLGQKEHPSGGSPGLVQVQPLWQSQHPAVPQLQVVMESRGEEGDAADASGRSALDRGEPASPGALQLAEENTNPGEGELSVSEITPNVLKEAEEGSVRAGENKESCGPQPGDAGEPGGVAALKLQVAALEEQLSKKKEELERIRAVLEQQDHEIKEKEKSIKLLASSKAQLEEKLCRETMEGAKQSSRALQCYDAAVNTDLSQVTGAKQAHDKGINVNIPISTKSIGCSVHRADNMNAPGARRDQGLAEACSGVGGEGPGHFGEATIEAGLQAPCFTQLKIDEHLSDDNQNHRNNYDTQSLAAHAVTAEGSRGTRIGSNTGENKAGFGEAKPRDGLEEEGPPDHEDLPAVDPIGQYVKKIQELLQEQWLCLEHGYPELASAIKQPASKLSSIQNQLVNSLNSLLSAYSTQGPADKENSNTHYQQLEISPTTSLKSIMKKKGYGFHAGGNGTKKNLQFVGVNGGYETTSSEDTSCEDSPSDGDAESETERRADDLEPTQVKAGDESEGASSGTSSQERHEDDDLQEPLAEAAPCPQHKADRWKPSEDFLADCQLLSQHLSELSTTSDKHLRHILSTVCQEWFRVSSRKSSSPEVVAAYLKALGTIQPQLLEMVVNLADRNGNTALHYSVSHSNFPIAKLLLDTGVCRLDLQNRAGYTAVMLTPLAAAETGEDMEVVMKLLKEGDVNLRAAQGGQTALMLGVSHERDDMVRALLSCQADVNLQDEEGTTALMVACRLGNADIVRLLLAQPGCQVALTDKGGNSALSLAQRAARGDIAALLQAHAKQSPSLSA; encoded by the exons ATGGAGAAGACAGATG CAAACGGCCAGCCACCCAAACCCgatggggagcaggagcagccccgcagcctcccctACTCCGTGGAGACGCCGTACGGCTTCCACCTGGACCTGGACTTCCTGAAGTATGTGGATGACATCGAGAAGGGGCACACCATCAGGAGGGTTCACATCCACCGGAAAGCCAAGCAGCCGAAATTCAGCACCCTGCCCCGAAACTTCAGCCTGCCCGAGAACGGCTCCCGGGGGTGCGTGTCCGCCCCCACCAAGAGCTGGACGGCGacctgctccttcccccagcgCAAGGCGTCCCTGGGGGCGGAGGACaccccccgtcccctcctgcccaACGAGCTGACCCTTCCCGTGGCCGATGAGCCGAGTTACCGGAGAAAAGCCCTTTTGGCGGAGACGTGGCGGCAGGCGgagctggggaggcaggaggacgAGCTCTGGGGGCGGCCGCAGCTACTGCGAGCCTCCAGCATGCCGGCTGCCCTGCCGCCCGGCCAGCCCCCGCCGGGGGATGGACGGGTGCCCTCGCCCCTCCGgccacctccccagccctgccgcgAGCAGGGTGGCTCCGAAAACACGTTTCGCCCCGGCTCCGATGGCGTCATGTTAAATCTTCCCCGGGAGATGAGCTCGGAGCAAGATGTCTCCTTGGGGCAGAAGGAGCATCCCAGTGGAGGCAGCCCGGGGCTGGTGCAGGTGCAGCCCCTGTGGCAGAGCCAGCATCCCGCCGTGCCGCAGCTGCAGGTGGTGATGGAGAGCAGAGGCGAGGAGGGCGATGCTGCCGACGCCAGCGGTCGCTCTGCCTTGGACAGGGGTGAACCAGCGTCACCGGGTGCCCTCCAGCTCGCAGAGGAGAACACAAACCCTGGGGAAGGGGAGTTAAGTGTGAGTGAAATCACTCCGAACGTGCTGAAggaagctgaggaggggagtgtcCGGGCTGGAGAGAACAAGGAGAGCTGTGGTCCTCAGCCTGGTGATGCCGGAGAGCCCGGCGGGGTTGCCGCACTGAAGCTGCAGGTTGCTGctctggaggagcagctgagcaaGAAGAAGGAGGAACTTGAGCGGATCAGGgcagtgctggagcagcaggaTCATGAAatcaaggagaaggagaaaagcattAAGTTACTGGCCAGCTCCAAAGCTCAGCTGGAAGAGAAGCTGTGCCGGGAAACCATGGAAGGTGccaagcagagcagcagggctttgcagTGCTACGATGCCGCAGTGAACACCGACCTCTCGCAGGTAACCGGGGCCAAGCAAGCCCATGATAAAGGCATCAATGTAAATATCCCCATCTCCACCAAATCCATAGGATGCAGCGTCCACAGAGCAGACAACATGAACGCGCCGGGTGCTCGGAGAGATCAGGGACTGGCAGAGGCTTGCAGTGGTGTCGGTGGAGAGGGACCCGGACATTTTGGTGAAGCCACCATCGAGGCTGGCCTTCAAGCACCGTGCTTCACCCAGCTGAAGATTGACGAGCACCTCAGCGATGACAATCAGAACCACAGGAATAACTACGATACCCAGAGTCTCGCTGCTCACGCAGTGACTGCAGAAGGCTCTCGAGGAACAAGAATTGGTtcaaacacaggagaaaacaagGCGGGCTTTGGCGAAGCTAAACCTCGAGATGGGCTGGAAGAAGAAGGTCCCCCTGACCACGAGGATCTCCCTGCTGTTGACCCCATTGGCCAATAcgtaaaaaaaatccaggagctTTTGCAGGAGCAGTGGCTGTGTTTGGAGCATGGCTACCCCGAGCTAGCGAGCGCTATTAAACAGCCGGCCTCCAAGCTCAGCTCCATACAGAACCAATTAGTTAATTCCTTAAACTCGTTGCTGTCTGCCTACTCTACGCAAGGGCCCGCGGATAAGGAGAATTCGAACACACACTATCAACAGTTGG AAATCTCTCCAACCACAAGTCTTAAATCTATCATGAAAAAGAAAGGTTATGGTTTCCATGCAGGAGGCAATGGGACCAAAAAGAATCTTCAGTTTGTTGGGGTAAATGGTGG CTACGAAACGACTTCAAGTGAAGACACAAGTTGTGAAGACAGCCCGTCGGACGGGGATGCGGAGAGTGAGACGGAGAGAAGAGCTGATGATTTGGAGCCCACGCAGGTGAAAGCTGGAGATGAAAGCGAGGGGGCTTCGTCGGGGACCTCCTCGCAGGAGAGACATGAGGATGATGACCTGCAGGAGCCATTGGCAGAAGCAGCGCCTTGCCCTCAGCACAAGGCTGACAG ATGGAAACCCTCTGAAGATTTCCTTGCCGACTGCCAGCTACTCAGCCAGCACCTCTCAGAACTCAGCACCACCAGCGACAAGCATCTG CGGCACATCCTGAGCACCGTCTGCCAGGAGTGGTTCCGGGTGTCGAGCCGCAAGTCTTCCAGCCCGGAGGTGGTCGCAGCGTATCTCAAGGCGCTGGGGAccatccagccccagctcctggagaTGGTGGTGAACCTGGCTGACAGGAATGGCAACACGGCTCTTCACTACAGCGTTTCCCACTCCAACTTCCCAATTGCAAAGCTCCTGCTGGACACAG GTGTGTGCCGCCTGGACCTGCAGAACCGCGCTGGCTACACGGCGGTGATGCTCACCCCGCTGGCAGCTGCCGAGACGGGCGAGGACATGGAGGTGGTGAtgaagctgctgaaggagggGGACGTCAACCTGCGAGCCGCCCAG GGAGGCCAGACCGCCCTGATGCTGGGGGTCAGCCACGAGCGGGACGACATGGTGCGAGccctcctctcctgccaggcCGACGTCAACCTGCAGGACGAGGAGGGGACGACGGCCCTGATGGTGGCCTGCCGGCTTGGCAACGCCGACATCGTCCGGCTCCTCTTGGCCCAGCCCGGCTGCCAGGTCGCGTTGACGGACAAG ggTGGTAACTCGGCCCTGTCGCTGGCCCAGCGCGCTGCCCGGGGGGACATCGCCGCGCTCCTGCAAGCCCACGCCAAGCAGAGCCCGTCCCTCTCGGCGTGA